In Opisthocomus hoazin isolate bOpiHoa1 chromosome 12, bOpiHoa1.hap1, whole genome shotgun sequence, the sequence AAGGGGTCAACTCCTTGCACAGCCCCTAAATGAACTGCATCAGTCATGTTGTTGCCCATCACTGACCTTCATGGCAAGGCTCTGAGTACAGCAAGAACTAGACAACATGCCTTTGAATAACAGATCCACCAAGACTATGCTTCCCTCAGAGCCATGTCGAGCTCGTGAGTTCCTTTACCGGTCTGTTTGAGCTAAGATTAACCCACAGGCACTTAGCTCCAGCACTACCACCAACCTGTTTTTCCAGGGCATGTGTGATCACCTAACTACCGTGCCGAGCCAGGGAGCTTCAACAGGCGACGAACCCCCATGGCTACTAATCGGCGTCCAAAGGTCTGAACACGTAACTTGAATACATCCTGAGCTGTGTCCCTTCATCTGAGGCGTCTTAGAGGCCACGCTCCATAATGTTAAAGGAAATGTCACTTTCTAGATGTTGAGAGCTGCTGAGCGTTGCCCAAAGGTTTTTGTCGGATGGATGGCCCAGAAATGCCTGTGGTGGGTTGCACATTCCCCATCTGGAGGTGTCAGTAGAAGATCAGCTTCAGAGAGGCTCACATTCATGCACAGGTGTCATTTCTTCCACTACACTGCTGCCTAGTAGGCTCACAATCCTTATCATCTGcccatttccttctttccccaaTTTGGGTACACTATTAACAGCACTGAGGCTCTCTTACAGACCCGTTTAACCACAGTAAGAACACCAACTTCCATCCCCTTACCTCCTCCACAGAGGCAGCTGCCTgcgtcccagcagcagctgcattttGGTATCAGGAGTTTGGTCTTGTTGGAGGGGCAAGCTGTGAGAATCACTCCTGAAAGCAGTAAGAGTGCAGCTCCCCAACCCCTTCAGCGTGGAGCACGTTTCAGAGCTCTCTCCTCATCCGTCTGTGATGTTCGGTCCCCGTGGGTTAGCGACGAGGGATGCCGCAGCTGTTGGGCCAACAGctgtctcccagcagcagctacAGCGTTTGATCTGCTCCCGTTCCCACTCCCCATCCCTTGGAGACCTGCTTTTGTAAAAACCTGTGTGTCTTCAGCCTTTCTGTCTTGCTGACAGACACAACGTGCTCAGGGCTGTTTAGTTCTGGTTGGACCCACCCATGGTGGTGCTGGAGCATGAAAGCAGAAGTTTTGCCGATAGGAAACAGACAGTGAACGAACCCAGATTCTGTCCAAGACAAATGAGGACGTACGGGATCAGCCCAGCGCGTGCCGAGCACGACAAGCTCGACAAACAAGCAATTTGCCAGCAGAAGAGCTTGGGACTGGTTTATCTCCATCAGCTAccgcagcaggcaggcagcactgcAAGACCAGCAACGTGGCGTGACTGAACTACGTCTTACAGCTAGCAAAATCCCCTGAGCAGAGATGCTAGAACGGTCTTTCCATCTACAAACGGCATTTCTCTCTGGGTCAGCCCAACTACCCTGACTGCTCTCTGATAAACTCCACAGCCAGGTTCATTCGCTTCCACGCTCATCACACCACAACACACACACTGACATGGGGGAGAAGCGATCCCATGTGTTAAAAGCTAAGCTGGAGTTGGACAGGAAACCACTAACCTTCTACTCTAGCCTTTTTTGTGCAACCCCTAAAGTCAAATGCACTTTGGCTGGCAGTCTCCttcattctcttttttccctccctagcCGTGCATGTAAACGTAACAGAAAAATCCAATTTCACTGTGTTACTTACAGTGCAATTACAGTGTGTGTGGCCCAAAGAAAAGGGATTACTGAATACATTTTCCTCGAGGAGTCAAAAAGTTACTTTCAGCCTTGCCttttagctggaaaaaaacccaacagcttgATTGTTTCCAGATATACCGAGGTCTCTTTCTCCTATGTAAATGTTTATAAGTTCATCCCTTTCGAATGAGATGGGTAAAAGCAACGGTCTGATGGATGCCAAAGGAATAATTGAATTTTATCTGGGCattcatacattaaaaaaaaatactggctgTTCTCTGTACGTGTCAGACAACAATAACTACTCTTATGATGGACACTGCTGGAGTTTCTCAGTTCCTAGTTTTCCACCAAGCTGGAGCCCTGGCTCTGCTCTTGGGTATCATTTTAGGCAAGCCCCTTCACCGATGTGTCTGCCTGCAAAATACTTACCTTCCACTTCAAGGTACTTTTGGacccaataaaaaaaaatgaccagATATCcgatccagcagccctgaacaggcTTCAGTGGGCTTTCAGCCAGTGCTCAGAGGAGCCAGGTACCGTCACAGTTTGATATCAAATTATCACAGCTTGCGTTTCCTAACACCATGGCGGAGCCCATCACAGTCAGACCTCCTCTGCAGGCACTTAATGTAGTAGTAATAATCAGTCATCCCTGCTTAGGTGAGAAGTTTTACCTTTTCTCAGAGGTTTCATTTGCTCAACCAACACGTGACAGCTTCCAAGGCTTCCACAGTCACACCACCAAGAGATGGGCCGGGGCGGCCAGACAGAtgttccagctgctgctggctgcagggcttgACGGAACGCTGCAGTTGTCTTGTCCAGGCTGCAGATGCACCAGAACTAACTTCTGTCTCAAGCCCAACGGCTGCAAACGCTCCAGTGAGAACGGACGCTGTGTGGGTTTCAGTCCCCACGCAGGCTGTTCCAGTTGCAGTGCCACAGCCCCGTTTTGTCAGAGCTGACAACTAAGCCTCAATTTTTAGGCCAGGACACTTTGCCATGGAAACCTCCTCTCATCATACAACCTACGGATGGCCACCAGAGCCTCCTGAACCAAGCCATACGACCAGCCACAGCCTATGCTGGCTCATCCAAAACCCTGGCTCTGGGAGGAACTGAACCAAGCTGAACACCCAGGTCAACCCAACCTCCCAGCAGAGCAATGACAACACTGGGAAGCAACATGTCCCGTGCAACCCAGCCCCAAAGcctcctctcccccagctccGTGAGGCAGGCAGCGTGCTCCCCGCAGGAGGCCGAACACGCTGCTGTGTCGCTCGCAGGAGCAGGACCGTTGGCCTATCCCGACTCACGGGTTCCTTGGAAATGTGTCTCTTCCAGTCTAGGCCTTCTCCAGTCATACCTAGCTTGGCACACAGCACAACCAGGACTACGTTCCAGAGCCCTTGAGgaaaagatgaaaggaaaaaacctCAGATTATCGACGCACACACTCCAGCTCATCCGATGCACCTAGTTCCTCATCCAACAGCCTCTCTACTGGGGATGGGGGAGGGAGAATCTTCCTGCGGCTGCAGTAACAGCGTACAAAATTACCCTTCATCCTTGGCACTGCTGCAACCCGGCTTCAGCTCAGGGAAAAACCGGGTCTATATCTGTatttgaaaaggcaaaaaaacgaTTAAGTACATCTGGCAAAAAGTGTGTTCTCCCCTGTCTGTCTGGGCCTTTGGAATGGAGACCTGTGCACAGATGCCATGATTTTAAAACtactatttttcagaaataaataaataacaaaaacaaaacctgcaaatgGAACTCAGTGGCAGATTCCCTAAAACTTTGCACAGAAAACCACGGACATCATACACGCACAAAGGATCGAACGTCAGCGAGATCAAGGTATTGCAAACCAACCCAAGCAACAGGCCAACAGGGCTGCTGACACTGTGAGCCAAACCAGCACTACGATTCCTTCCTAGGTTATCAGTAAACGGTTTGCTTTCACCTCTCACCTGTTATTTTGCATGGAAGGTACCTCCCTATCAAACATGTTTTTATCTTGACAATTCAATCACACTGGTAGCCTGCTCTATTTAATCTTTATTACATTCTAATTAGCCTTGCAGAACCTAGCACTGCTCCCCTGAGAGCTGGTTCCCTGGTGATGCCCCTGCCAAAACAATACCCGCGGCACCCTGGATTTCTCTGCACAAGGACAGCCAGTGCCTTCTGGTGTTAACTCAAGTCATCACTTGTTTGCTGCAACAGACACATTTGTATTCCATCTGTTGTCCCTATGGACCACAGCACAACTCTGCTGGAAAGAAAGCGATGCCTTCAGGAGAGGGGCTGAGTCAGGAAGAagcaggggtaaaaaaaaaaataaatcctttgagAGCATCAGCCCACTCCCTCCTGTCCTCCACACGCCATCAGGTCTTAAGGTAGGACATTTCACTGGTCATAAAGAGTTCACTTGTAGGACAACTGCTTTCTTGGCCAACATGGGAAACTGGACTGGGAGATTCCACAAGCAAAGGGAAAAGCTGCTACAGCTAACATTAAAGAGGAAGAGACTTCTACATGCATCGGCGGTTGCAGCGGCTCTCACACAGACAGGGTGGGAAAGGATTCCCAGGTTTCCCCAGACAGTGCAGCCACatcgcagggctgctggcacaTCTCACGACCACTACCTGCGTATTTCACAGCGGGAACAGCAATCCCTCTTCCACAGCAGGGGAAAAGGAAGTAGAAAAGCTAGGATGGGATTAATTCAGAAAACTAAGATGATGTAACCAAACAAGTTTATTGTAGAAACCCTTGGAGACATGTTCTGGCCCCAGTCAGGGCAGGGAATTTGGGACCAGCAAACCATTACAATGTGCAGTTTGTCTTGACAGACTCAAAACCACTTTTGAACAAAAATATGACAGTATTGTATACACCAGCCTCAGCAGAACGAGTGCTTGGACAGCAATTCTGTTCCTCAAGACCCTCCCACAACCTCCCAGAGAACAACAGCGTATCCAGAGCATTAATTGAGTAGGCGTATGAGACTGGTCAGCCCCGAGGCACCCACAGAGTAGGCAAAAACTGGAGTGCCCGGACGCCTTCCAGACACGCCGACTGTCTGGCACAGCGGGCTGAGTTCAGTGGGCTAACCACTGCTCCCAGCATGTTTCTTCACTCGCAGAACAGCCTCAACAACATCTAGACTGAATCTTCGTAGAAAGTTTTTGCCATGGCATGTGCCACTTTTACCACTTTCTTCTCCTTGGCATCCGGGCCCATGTTGCTGCGGGCCAGCTTAATCCAATACTGCTCCGTCCTGGACAGATAGTCTGCATGCGTCTCACCAGGCTGAACAGATGGGTGCTGCTCCTCTCCTAGTTCACAACGAgaggaagacagagagagacGTCAGCTAATGAAGGCAATCTGCTCTTCCATGTGTCAATCCAGCCAAGATTACTCTTCAGCTAATGTGTTTAAATGTAAGAGCCTGAAAATCCATCAGTAGCCAATGAAATCTCTCCTCCACCCCGAGAGCAGTATACTATGAAAACTTTGCTTTTGCTGGAAAACTCACCTGGATGCCAGTGAGGCCTTCCAGGCTGGCAGGTACTGCGCTAAAACCCACTTTAGATTAGTATGAAGACAACACTCATCTTAATCATTACCTCCCTCATCTTCACTCTCCTCTTCAGAGCtgctctcttcctcttcccctccctctgcaCCTTCCATATCATCCTCCTCTTCATCCGACTCCGACTCCTCCAGCCATTCTTGTGCTTCTTTGATGGGAAAGAAAATAGCAGAAATAAGTAACAAGCTGTTTCCAACTCCTACACCCAGAACTGTCACGGAGGACGCCAGGGCAAGGTCAGACGGATGCCCTGCTGTATTCATTGCCCTCGCAGATCCACCCACTCTACGGGGCCTGGCTCTGATGGGGAGCAGTGGGAAGAGATGAGACAGAGTCAGGAAGAAGTGAACAGCACAGAACAGCTGTGGAAGAAAAGCTTGTTCGTGCTGATGCTGGCAAGAGTCAGCTCTCTCCCTAGCACTTCACAGTTCCGTGATCATGAACAAGACTCCTTCCTTTCTGCCCTCTGCCCGTTACGCATATGCAGACTGTGAGCTTCCAGGGCAGGGGCACCCTCTTTTTGTGTCTCTCTACAGTGCCCAGCACATGACCTGGGCTGAATCACTTAGCCACTACCATAAGAGATATGTCACTCGATCATAAGATAGACCCAGAGTTTCTTTCAATAACGAGCAGAAAATCCATCAAATCCACCTTCACGGAGGTCTCTAAGGTAATGCTTTCTGCAACACTACTGAACACTCCTGTAACAGCCATGTAGCCAGGAATTCAGGGAACTGACTTCTGTGCTTGTCACATCCCCTGAGCTAGCCTTCCTAGCCTGGGAACAGCCCAGCAGGGTATTTGGAGCACACAACAAATATACTACATGTTGCAGGTACGAAGAGAGAGCCCTAGCTAACCCACATGCTTTGCAGTACCCAAGACTCTCACTGCCCTGAGAAGGTGAGGACAGGCAAGAGCATACATCCCTGTCCTCTGCTGAGAGGACAAGCATGGCATAGCAGGAGCTCCCAGGCCAGAACCTGCCACCAGTGAACAAAGCTGCTCTGTTTACATGTCTTGGTTTTCAAAGCAGACAGAGGAGAGCTCACTGTCTACAGTAATCACAAAGCTCTGGACCAGACAGCTTTCTGCAGCGACGGTGACCGCAAGACACTTCATGGCGCATACTCCCAAGCTATTTTCCTGTCCAGGAAAAAGTAGTACTCAAAGGCTCATCACCACCCCTTGAGAAAGCACCATAGCTGTGGCTTTGTTCCCCTAGGGTAGCATTGCTACACTAATGGCAGAGAGAGAGATCCCACCATCAAAGCTTACTTGGATCCATCTCCACTAGCACCTTCCATTCTTCCATCTTGTGTAGGTCGATGCTGTAGAGGTCACTGAGGGTGAACTGGCGATCGCCCACCTCAAACATTCCCCCGTACACATAAAGAACCCCATGCTTCACCGCCAACATGGCATTCGAACGTGGGCATGGCTCCACTTGCTGGCCCAAGgcttcaccttcctcctcctcctctgattCAGACCtatccttctcttctgcaggtccAGAGATCACCTGCTTGATTGTCATGACAGTCCCATCTTCTGCCACCACCTCTTTGACTACCTCCACCGGGCCCTGTGGAGGTTGCTTCTCCATCTCCTCATCTCCAGCATCCTCTGCCTCAGCTTGTCTGCCACGTCTCCGCTTCCTCTTCTCTGATTTTGGTCCCTGTTAACAGGAAGAAGGAACAGAAGGAGACCGTGTGTGAACTGTGTGCACCTAATAGCATATACAGCAGTGAATAAAAATACTATggatgctgctgggagggaggggggagaattCAATTGTTTTTCAATTGTTTTTCACTATGATTGTAAGTCTCAAGTGATAGGTGCAACCTCCCACTCAGCACGAACTTCTACCAGCCATAAAACAAGCAGCAATGAAACTCCTGGAGAACCTATGGCATGGATTTGCTTCCTCTATTAACAGcagcatgtgctgaagaggcagcAAACAGCTTTTTCACTCTCTGTCTTGGAGGTACACACAACTACACACACAGTCCACTACTCTGTGACAGGAGCAAGAGAAAATAACCCACCATTTTGCGAAATCAAAACAATTGCTGGGTGCTAAATTACAGTGCATTACCAGGAAGCACTCCAGGTCTTTGAAGTACTGTATGAAAGGGCTGGAAAACTGTCAGCTAGGCAGGCAAAAGCAAACACCTGAGTGCATGTTTGTGTGTTATTATGTGATTGACTCCTCCTTTTGAGAACAAAGCCAGAAACAGGGGGGGTGGAAAGAAGGAAGTTCAACCAGGTCATTTGCACCTCACTTCCCCCTTGAGAGTGGGTCAAATAAAATCAAAGATCTGAGCTTAGAGCCACATTTCTGAAGTTCTTATGAGCCAAGGTTAATATTTCATCTCTTCTAGTAGCTCAACACTGGGCAAAAGAGGGAGGTTTTTTGATCCCAGCGCAACACAACATCTTTTCACGGTAGCTTTACTGAACTACCTCATGTCAGACTTACACCCCTGACCTGGAGCTGGCCTCCAGTAAAACACCATGTTTTCATGCTGCTTTCATGTGGCATTCTACAACAACCTGGTGCACGCAGCCTGACTCCTGGAGGAAGGGGATTGCCTCCTGAACCACTCCTGCTTTGCACCCAACCATCAGGGCTCACAGGCCTCCTGTCTCCCCAGAAGGGTGACAGCCTGCATCATGCTGTGGAAGCCTGGCATGCAGAGCACAAGGAGCTGCGtggcagggaaggagaggggcaGCATAAAGTTAAGGAATTCAGTTGGTCTGGCAGCAAAAACCTGCTAGAGTTTCACATCCCCAGCTTCATTTATACAGTCTCTCCCCCTCTTCACAATCAGTGGGTCATAGATCAAAGCAGCACCCACACCTGGGGGCTCAGCTTCTGGAGCACCCCGAGTTATTAGAAGTAGACGCTTGCTCCACACTGCAAGAAAGCTGTATGAGGCCAAAAAAGGCCCAAAGGACATGTGTCAGGATGATCAAGGAGAATGAactgaatatttctgtgttgtttttaaaatcaaaccttTAGCTGTCCAGGAAACCAGCGGTTTTTCCCGATGTCATAGAAATAAATGTCGTTGAAGAAGTCCCCTTCAatgctctcttcctcctcttcatcatgcACGCCTCCGAACAGAAGGGAGCGGTTATTGGGACCAATTGCCACGGAGAAGCCAGACCTGGGAGTGGGTTTCACTCCAGATGGGTTGAGCCGACTCCATGCCCACTTGTCTGGTAATGGACAAAAGCAAAGGATCAGCAAAGGAGAATCCTGATCGTTCTCCTATCTTCCAAGACCCTTCAGTACTCCAGCAAGTAACTCAGTGACCCATTCTGGACATTCTCAGAACTGCACAGTATGGCTTCAACAATGAGGTTAATCAGAACCACTTGCACGTCCACTTCAATCATGCAGCTGATCTGCGCATCCCTTCAACCCTTAGAAAGCTGTTGTGtcttcagcaaaagcaaacacagagagcTATCTTCAGGTGTGCTTTCTGGGGCAAGGAGCCTCTTGAAAGGTGCATACACCTTTGCAGGAGGGTGGAGTTT encodes:
- the KLHDC4 gene encoding kelch domain-containing protein 4 isoform X3 translates to MAKKRTCIMNCTFTTSGRTVGLKQRSPTHRQGDVLTRASGGPSGRSGHRMVACKRQLIIFGGFHESARDYIYYNDAYAFNLDSFTWSKLAPSGIGPTPRSGCQMATTPEGSIIIYGGYSKQRIKKDVDKGTLHTDMFLLKAEGAGKEEDKWAWSRLNPSGVKPTPRSGFSVAIGPNNRSLLFGGVHDEEEEESIEGDFFNDIYFYDIGKNRWFPGQLKGPKSEKRKRRRGRQAEAEDAGDEEMEKQPPQGPVEVVKEVVAEDGTVMTIKQVISGPAEEKDRSESEEEEEGEALGQQVEPCPRSNAMLAVKHGVLYVYGGMFEVGDRQFTLSDLYSIDLHKMEEWKVLVEMDPKAQEWLEESESDEEEDDMEGAEGGEEEESSSEEESEDEGGEEQHPSVQPGETHADYLSRTEQYWIKLARSNMGPDAKEKKVVKVAHAMAKTFYEDSV
- the KLHDC4 gene encoding kelch domain-containing protein 4 isoform X2, with the protein product MGKKGKREKKGKGAEKTAAKMERKVSRRAKKEEEDLEALIAEFQSLDAKKTQVIETSCPPPSPRLNGSLSAHPEKDELILFGGEYFNGQKTYLYNELHVYNIRKNSWSKAEIPNPPPRRCAHQAAVVPTAGGQLWVFGGEFASPNGEQFYHYKDLWVLHLATKTWEQIKASGGPSGRSGHRMVACKRQLIIFGGFHESARDYIYYNDAYAFNLDSFTWSKLAPSGIGPTPRSGCQMATTPEGSIIIYGGYSKQRIKKDVDKGTLHTDMFLLKAEGAGKEEDKWAWSRLNPSGVKPTPRSGFSVAIGPNNRSLLFGGVHDEEEEESIEGDFFNDIYFYDIGKNRWFPGQLKGPKSEKRKRRRGRQAEAEDAGDEEMEKQPPQGPVEVVKEVVAEDGTVMTIKQVISGPAEEKDRSESEEEEEGEALGQQVEPCPRSNAMLAVKHGVLYVYGGMFEVGDRQFTLSDLYSIDLHKMEEWKVLVEMDPKAQEWLEESESDEEEDDMEGAEGGEEEESSSEEESEDEGGEEQHPSVQPGETHADYLSRTEQYWIKLARSNMGPDAKEKKVVKVAHAMAKTFYEDSV
- the KLHDC4 gene encoding kelch domain-containing protein 4 isoform X4, which codes for MNCTFTTSGRTVGLKQRSPTHRQGDVLTRASGGPSGRSGHRMVACKRQLIIFGGFHESARDYIYYNDAYAFNLDSFTWSKLAPSGIGPTPRSGCQMATTPEGSIIIYGGYSKQRIKKDVDKGTLHTDMFLLKAEGAGKEEDKWAWSRLNPSGVKPTPRSGFSVAIGPNNRSLLFGGVHDEEEEESIEGDFFNDIYFYDIGKNRWFPGQLKGPKSEKRKRRRGRQAEAEDAGDEEMEKQPPQGPVEVVKEVVAEDGTVMTIKQVISGPAEEKDRSESEEEEEGEALGQQVEPCPRSNAMLAVKHGVLYVYGGMFEVGDRQFTLSDLYSIDLHKMEEWKVLVEMDPKAQEWLEESESDEEEDDMEGAEGGEEEESSSEEESEDEGGEEQHPSVQPGETHADYLSRTEQYWIKLARSNMGPDAKEKKVVKVAHAMAKTFYEDSV
- the KLHDC4 gene encoding kelch domain-containing protein 4 isoform X5, whose product is MRRTCIMNCTFTTSGRTVGLKQRSPTHRQGDVLTRASGGPSGRSGHRMVACKRQLIIFGGFHESARDYIYYNDAYAFNLDSFTWSKLAPSGIGPTPRSGCQMATTPEGSIIIYGGYSKQRIKKDVDKGTLHTDMFLLKAEGAGKEEDKWAWSRLNPSGVKPTPRSGFSVAIGPNNRSLLFGGVHDEEEEESIEGDFFNDIYFYDIGKNRWFPGQLKGPKSEKRKRRRGRQAEAEDAGDEEMEKQPPQGPVEVVKEVVAEDGTVMTIKQVISGPAEEKDRSESEEEEEGEALGQQVEPCPRSNAMLAVKHGVLYVYGGMFEVGDRQFTLSDLYSIDLHKMEEWKVLVEMDPKAQEWLEESESDEEEDDMEGAEGGEEEESSSEEESEDEGGEEQHPSVQPGETHADYLSRTEQYWIKLARSNMGPDAKEKKVVKVAHAMAKTFYEDSV